The Suncus etruscus isolate mSunEtr1 chromosome 7, mSunEtr1.pri.cur, whole genome shotgun sequence genome includes a window with the following:
- the TNFSF18 gene encoding tumor necrosis factor ligand superfamily member 18, which yields MTGRPQRTARKWRPGGRRTLGARRYNSATTILTVSFLPLQTASEPCIAKFGPLPSKWKMSPSQSPCVNYTADWKLRILQDGLYLVYAQVAPDETYQSLARYEVRLLKNQDIIQVIKDKYKTEYVGKFFELHAEDTINLIFNSEHQVLKNNTFLGIVLIDYLKFNS from the exons ATGACAGGAAGACCCCAAAGGACAGCCAGAAAGTGGAGACCTGGTGGGAGGAGGACCTTAGGAGCCAGGAGGTACAACAGTGCCACCACCATCCTGAcagtttcctttcttcccctaCAGACAGCCAGTGAGCCCTGCATAGCTAAGTTTG GTCCATTACCCTCCAAATGGAAAATGTCACCTAGCCAATCTCCTTGCGTGAATTATACAGCTGACTGGAAGCTAAGAATACTTCAGGATGGCTTGTATTTAGTTTATGCTCAAGTGGCTCCTGATGAAACCTACCAGAGCTTGGCTCGCTATGAAGTGCGGCTACTAAAAAATCAAGACATCATACAAGTGattaaagacaaatataaaactgAATATGTAGGGAAGTTTTTTGAGTTGCATGCTGAAGATACCATAAACTTGATATTTAACTCAGAACATCAAGTTCTAAAGAATAACACCTTCTTGGGCATCGTTTTAATAGATTATCTCAAATTCAACTCCTAG